In Burkholderia sp. NRF60-BP8, a single window of DNA contains:
- the mscL gene encoding large conductance mechanosensitive channel protein MscL: MSIIKEFKEFAVKGNVMDLAVGVIIGGAFSKIVDSVVKDLIMPVIGVLTGGLDFSNKFVLLGTIPPSFKGNPDSFKDLQAAGVAAFGYGSFITVAINFVILAFIIFLMVKFINKLRKPEEAAPAATPEDTVLLREIRDSLKQR; encoded by the coding sequence ATGAGCATCATCAAGGAATTCAAGGAGTTCGCCGTCAAGGGCAACGTGATGGATCTCGCCGTCGGCGTGATCATCGGCGGCGCGTTCTCGAAGATCGTCGACTCGGTCGTGAAGGACCTCATCATGCCGGTCATCGGCGTGCTGACCGGCGGCCTGGATTTCTCGAACAAGTTCGTTCTGCTCGGCACCATCCCGCCGTCGTTCAAGGGTAATCCCGATTCGTTCAAGGACCTGCAGGCCGCGGGCGTCGCCGCGTTCGGCTACGGCTCGTTCATTACCGTCGCGATCAATTTCGTGATCCTTGCGTTCATCATTTTCCTGATGGTGAAATTCATCAACAAGCTGCGCAAGCCGGAAGAAGCCGCGCCGGCCGCGACGCCGGAAGACACCGTGCTGCTGCGCGAGATCCGCGATTCGCTCAAGCAGCGCTGA